One stretch of Planococcus sp. PAMC 21323 DNA includes these proteins:
- a CDS encoding class II fructose-bisphosphate aldolase produces the protein MPLVSMKEMMIKGKQEGYAIGQFNLNNLEFTQAILQAAQEENSPVICGVSEGAARYMGGFTTVVNMVKGLMHDYKITVPVAIHLDHGSSFEKCKEAIDAGFTSVMIDASHHPFEENIEITKQVVEYARQHNVSVEAELGTVGGQEDDIIADGVIYADPQECKQMVDGTGIDCLAPALGSVHGPYKGEPNLGFKEMEEISQLCDVPLVLHGGTGIPLKDIQRAVSLGTSKINVNTESQITSAQAVRDVLNSDSEVYDPRKYMGPAREAIKKTVMGKMREFGSSQKA, from the coding sequence ATGCCGTTAGTTTCTATGAAAGAAATGATGATAAAAGGTAAACAAGAAGGATATGCAATTGGTCAATTCAATTTAAATAATTTAGAGTTCACACAGGCGATTCTTCAAGCCGCACAAGAAGAAAATTCACCAGTTATTTGTGGGGTTTCTGAAGGCGCTGCTCGTTACATGGGTGGATTCACGACAGTTGTTAATATGGTAAAAGGATTAATGCATGACTATAAAATTACAGTTCCCGTGGCGATTCATTTAGATCACGGTTCGAGCTTTGAAAAATGTAAAGAAGCGATTGATGCAGGATTCACATCAGTTATGATTGATGCTTCTCATCACCCGTTTGAAGAAAACATTGAAATTACAAAACAAGTTGTAGAATATGCTCGCCAACACAATGTTTCGGTTGAAGCGGAATTAGGAACTGTTGGTGGACAAGAAGATGATATTATTGCTGACGGCGTGATTTACGCGGATCCACAAGAATGTAAGCAAATGGTTGACGGAACAGGTATTGATTGCTTAGCGCCTGCTCTTGGTTCTGTTCATGGTCCTTACAAAGGAGAGCCAAACTTAGGATTTAAAGAAATGGAAGAAATTTCACAGCTATGTGACGTGCCACTTGTTTTACACGGTGGAACAGGAATTCCATTAAAAGATATTCAACGTGCTGTTTCTTTAGGTACATCTAAAATTAACGTGAATACAGAAAGCCAAATTACATCAGCACAAGCAGTCCGCGACGTATTAAATAGTGATTCTGAAGTTTATGATCCACGTAAATACATGGGACCAGCTCGCGAAGCGATTAAGAAGACCGTAATGGGTAAAATGCGTGAGTTTGGAAGTTCTCAAAAAGCATAA
- a CDS encoding response regulator, with amino-acid sequence MKTVLIVDDQQGIRMLLKEVFTKEGYLAITAGSGLEALEKVEQDSPDLVLLDMKIPGMDGIEILKRLKKSNPNIHVLMMTAYGELDLIRESINWGAAHYFTKPFDVFEVRDAVKQLLD; translated from the coding sequence TTGAAAACCGTTTTGATAGTAGATGATCAACAAGGAATCCGAATGTTGTTAAAAGAAGTCTTTACTAAAGAAGGTTACTTAGCGATAACAGCTGGCAGTGGTTTAGAAGCGCTTGAAAAAGTAGAGCAAGATTCACCAGATCTGGTCTTACTAGACATGAAAATTCCAGGTATGGACGGCATCGAAATTCTTAAACGCTTAAAAAAGAGCAACCCAAATATTCATGTTCTCATGATGACTGCATACGGAGAGCTCGACCTTATTAGAGAGTCTATCAATTGGGGAGCAGCGCATTATTTTACAAAGCCATTTGATGTCTTTGAAGTACGCGATGCCGTGAAGCAATTATTAGATTAG
- a CDS encoding DUF2529 family protein: protein MDLFTTQLTRLIERLSEEHEAIESIAAVLAQAAIAEGTIFTAAFGEMKAVTAVALHSDNPLQNAAEWSSASIVTDIDRVFILATNNEGAELAGRLSDAGIPFAYVAPPSNDSELADAFLALISEETSLIQDGNNALLVPHALAGLYVYYAVKLRIDKLLAE from the coding sequence ATGGACTTATTCACAACTCAATTGACACGCTTGATTGAGCGATTATCAGAAGAGCACGAAGCGATTGAAAGCATTGCGGCTGTTTTAGCGCAAGCTGCAATTGCAGAAGGCACAATTTTCACTGCTGCTTTCGGTGAAATGAAAGCCGTGACTGCTGTGGCGTTGCATAGCGATAACCCTTTGCAAAATGCAGCCGAATGGTCGTCAGCAAGCATTGTTACAGACATCGATCGCGTCTTCATTTTGGCCACCAATAACGAAGGCGCAGAACTGGCCGGGCGGTTGTCAGATGCCGGTATTCCTTTTGCATATGTTGCACCACCTTCAAACGACAGTGAACTGGCCGATGCCTTTCTTGCTTTAATCAGTGAAGAAACTTCCCTTATACAGGACGGCAACAATGCTTTGTTAGTTCCGCATGCCTTGGCTGGACTTTACGTCTATTATGCCGTTAAATTACGCATTGATAAACTACTAGCTGAATAA
- a CDS encoding CTP synthase: MTKYIFVTGGVVSSLGKGIIAASLGRLLKNRGLNVTIQKFDPYINIDPGTMSPYQHGEVFVTNDGAETDLDLGHYERFIDINLNKYSNVTTGKVYSTVIQKERRGDYLGGTVQVIPHITNEIKDRLLRAAKTANADVVITEIGGTVGDIESLPFLEAIRQMKSDLGREEVMYVHCTLIPYLGAAKEMKTKPTQHSVKELRSLGIQPNLIVVRTEHPVPQDMKDKIALFCDIKSEEVIESRDVDVIYEMPLRLQEQHMDQIVLDHFGIEAPEADMTDWKTLVEKVQSLKKSVRIGLVGKYVELQDAYISVVEALKHAGFAFESEIEVDWINAEHVNAENVAEKLKDCDGILVPGGFGDRGVEGKIVATQYARENNVPFFGICLGMQLASVEFARNIMNLEGAHSSELNAKTTYPVIDLLPEQKDIEDLGGTLRLGLYPAKLEKGSKAYEAYGEELVYERHRHRYEFNNEYREAFENAGFKFTGTSPDGRLVEIIEVTDHPWFVACQFHPEFISRPNRPQPLFREFVKAAIANK, translated from the coding sequence ATGACAAAGTATATTTTTGTGACTGGCGGCGTTGTATCATCGCTCGGAAAAGGAATTATTGCGGCATCATTAGGCCGTTTATTAAAAAATAGAGGATTGAATGTGACGATTCAAAAATTCGATCCGTACATCAATATTGATCCAGGAACCATGAGTCCATACCAACATGGGGAAGTTTTTGTAACGAACGACGGCGCAGAAACGGATTTGGATCTTGGTCATTATGAGCGTTTTATTGACATTAATTTAAATAAATATTCAAACGTAACAACAGGGAAAGTATATTCGACAGTTATTCAAAAAGAACGTCGCGGCGATTACTTGGGCGGAACAGTTCAAGTTATTCCACATATCACAAATGAAATCAAAGACCGTTTGTTGCGCGCTGCCAAAACAGCAAATGCAGATGTAGTCATTACTGAAATTGGTGGAACAGTTGGCGATATCGAGTCACTGCCATTCTTAGAAGCGATTCGTCAAATGAAATCAGATCTTGGCCGTGAAGAAGTAATGTACGTTCACTGTACATTGATTCCTTACCTTGGCGCAGCGAAAGAAATGAAAACAAAACCGACGCAACATAGCGTAAAAGAGCTTCGCAGCCTAGGGATTCAACCAAACCTAATTGTTGTGCGTACTGAACACCCAGTGCCACAAGACATGAAAGACAAAATTGCGTTGTTCTGCGATATTAAATCAGAAGAAGTTATCGAATCACGCGATGTTGACGTGATTTACGAAATGCCACTTCGTTTGCAAGAACAGCATATGGATCAAATCGTTTTAGATCATTTTGGAATCGAAGCTCCAGAAGCAGACATGACGGATTGGAAAACACTTGTCGAGAAAGTGCAATCTCTTAAAAAGAGCGTACGTATCGGCCTAGTTGGGAAATACGTCGAGCTGCAAGATGCTTACATTTCTGTAGTAGAAGCGTTAAAACATGCCGGCTTCGCATTCGAATCTGAAATCGAAGTAGACTGGATTAATGCTGAACACGTTAATGCTGAAAATGTAGCAGAAAAACTAAAAGATTGCGATGGCATCTTAGTTCCTGGTGGATTTGGAGATCGTGGTGTTGAAGGGAAAATTGTTGCGACTCAATATGCTCGCGAAAACAACGTACCGTTCTTCGGTATTTGCTTAGGCATGCAATTAGCATCTGTTGAATTTGCCCGTAACATCATGAACTTAGAAGGCGCACATTCTTCAGAATTAAATGCGAAAACAACTTACCCAGTTATCGATTTATTGCCAGAACAAAAAGACATCGAAGATTTAGGCGGAACACTTCGTCTTGGATTGTACCCTGCGAAACTTGAAAAAGGATCGAAAGCGTACGAAGCATATGGAGAAGAGTTAGTTTACGAAAGACACCGTCACCGTTATGAATTTAATAACGAATACCGTGAAGCATTTGAAAACGCTGGATTTAAATTTACCGGCACGAGCCCAGATGGTCGTTTAGTGGAAATTATTGAAGTAACTGACCACCCTTGGTTTGTTGCTTGTCAATTCCACCCAGAGTTTATTTCACGTCCAAACCGTCCGCAACCATTGTTCCGTGAATTTGTTAAAGCAGCTATCGCTAACAAATAA